A genomic region of Sarcophilus harrisii chromosome 6, mSarHar1.11, whole genome shotgun sequence contains the following coding sequences:
- the FGA gene encoding fibrinogen alpha chain, whose translation MFPGRIFCLVLCGLGTAWAIKEEGTFIAEGGGIRGPRVVEHSSSSCREANWPFCSDEDWTYKCPSGCRIQGLIDETNEDFTNRITKIRNSLFDYQKNNKDSSSVSRNIMEILRGNTANDFNNGNSFGQVSDDLRRRIETLKVKVIEQVQKIVSLQNSIRNQLVQMKQLEVDIDIKIRSCKGSCSRSLARESNIKSYEEDQKQLEQVASTNLFPKREVQYLPNLKIQPMKDLFPENYKFELKEAPPEWKALMEMRQLEMVLEVPGRDRNSPGSSSPSGTASGSESPRPGNNRPESSGSGSFGTHNPGSSGSRPRENPGFENFRPDSSGHETSRPANPDWGNHDWSRREESSASESSSRGGGFHTGKLVLGGDKEFVLSGEKDTSGTRTTTRHACSKTITKTVVGPDGRKEVTKEVVNSEDGADCGDIPDFNFERPEGSSFSFTGLGSLDEFRRLHPEHAKFFGSGSTDSMFHSSTHRGDSSFGSETSKGTSSKVSGSHLSDGDTDNLDSFTFREPVFSPQSEGSTSSSHRKVVTSSKTFSKGSKSLKMADEADGETQREERTFIQARSSKRSHVRTRSARGTHKFFSSGFSLRQSLYEMSFFLHKFLLNVYPGRPGSVLFLSGPRPDFRTLTEHNFCQPAQIFFLDCDDVLQIHTSGVPSGLFSVKPAGSSKFVSVYCDQDTGLGGWLLIQQRSDGSLNFNRTWQDYKRGFGKVNGKGEGEFWLGNEYLHLLTQRQSVLRVELEDWDGNEVFAEYNIQVGSEAEGYVLRISSYEGTAGDALIEGSVEEGTEYTSHANMRFSTFDQDNDQWEENCAEMYGGGWWYNNCQGANLNGIYYPGGPYDPRDNSPYEIENGVVWIPFRGSDYSLRTVRMKIRPLETQEPE comes from the exons GCAATTAAAGAGGAAGGAACCTTCATAGCTGAAGGAGGAGGCATTCGGGGTCCCAGAGTTGTGGAACACTCATCATCCTCCTGCAGAGAAGCTAACTGGCCCTTCTGTTCTGATGAAGATTGG ACATATAAGTGCCCTTCTGGCTGCAGGATTCAGGGACTGATCGATGAGACCAATGAAGATTTTACTAATAGAATCACCAAGATCAGAAACTCGTTGTTTGATTACCAAAAGAACAACAAAGATTCTAGCTCAGTAAGCAGGAACATCATGGAGATTCTGCGAGGGAACACAGCCAATGACTTCA ATAATGGTAATTCATTTGGCCAAGTATCAGATGATCTGAGGAGAAGAATTGAAACGTTGAAGGTCAAAGTGATTGAACAAGTACAAAAAATTGTTTCTCTGCAGAACAGCATCCGTAATCAGTTAGTACAGATGAAGCAACTCGAG gTGGACATTGACATCAAGATCCGATCCTGCAAAGGGTCCTGCAGTAGGTCTTTAGCACGGGAAAGCAACATCAAGAGCTATGAAGAGGATCAGAAGCAACTTGAGCAGGTGGCTTCCACCAACTTATTCCCCAAAAGAGAGGTCCAGTACTTGCCCAACTTGAAAATACAGCCTATGAAAGATCTGTTTCCTGAGAACTACAAATTTGAGCTTAAGGAAGCTCCCCCCGAGTGGAAGGCCTTAATGGAAATGAGACAGTTGGAAATGGTTTTGGAAGTACCAGGCAGAGACAGGAATTCCCCAGGAAGTTCCTCCCCTTCTGGAACAGCCTCAGGGTCTGAAAGCCCCAGACCTGGAAACAACAGACCAGAAAGTTCTGGGAGTGGAAGTTTTGGAACCCACAATCCTGGAAGCAGCGGATCGAGGCCCAGAGAGAACCCTGGATTTGAGAACTTCAGGCCTGACAGTTCAGGGCATGAAACCTCTAGGCCTGCAAACCCAGACTGGGGTAACCACGATTGGAGCAGACGTGAAGAGTCATCGGCGAGTGAGAGCTCAAGTAGAGGAGGAGGTTTCCATACCGGCAAGCTTGTTTTGGGAGGAGATAAAGAGTTTGTACTGAGTGGAGAAAAGGACACTTCTGGTACCAGAACCACCACCCGCCATGCTTGTTCCAAAACTATTACCAAGACTGTGGTGGGTCCTGATGGCAGAAAGGAAGTGACCAAAGAAGTCGTCAACTCAGAGGATGGCGCTGATTGCGGGGATATACCAGATTTTAATTTTGAGCGCCCTGAGGGaagttcattttctttcactGGTTTAGGGAGTTTAGATGAATTCCGGCGTCTACATCCTGAACATGCTAAATTCTTCGGCTCTGGATCAACTGATTCCATGTTCCATAGTTCCACTCACCGAGGAGATTCTAGTTTTGGTTCAGAGACATCGAAGGGAACTAGCAGTAAGGTTTCAGGATCACATCTGAGTGATGGAGACACTGATAACTTAGATTCATTTACCTTTAGGGAACCTGTCTTTTCCCCTCAAAGTGAAGGGAGCACTAGCTCAAGTCACAGAAAAGTAGTGACCAGTAGCAAGACTTTCAGCAAAGGAAGCAAGAGCTTGAAAATGGCTGATGAAGCTGAtggagagacccagagagaggaaagaacattCATCCAAGCTCGTAGTAGCAAAAGAAGTCATGTTAGAACCCGCAGTGCTCGAGGTACCCACAAATTCTTC agCTCTGGTTTTTCTCTGAGACAAAGCCTATAtgaaatgtccttttttttgCATAAGTTCTTACTTAATGTATATCCTGGGAGGCCgggatctgttttatttttatctgggCCCAGGCCTGACTTTAGAACCTTGACTGAGCATAACTTCTGCCAACCagctcaaattttctttttagactGTGATGATGTCCTGCAAATACATACTTCAGGTGTTCCAAGTGGTCTTTTCAGTGTCAAGCCAGCAGGATCCAGTAAGTTTGTTTCTGTTTACTGTGACCAAGACACCGGTTTGGGAGGATGgcttttgatccagcagagaAGTGATGGATCATTGAATTTTAACCGGACATGGCAAGACTACAAGAGAGGTTTCGGCAAGGTCAATGGCAAAGGGGAAGGAGAATTCTGGCTAGGTAATGAATACCTCCACTTGCTCACTCAAAGGCAGTCTGTCCTTCGGGTAGAGCTGGAGGACTGGGATGGGAATGAAGTGTTTGCTGAGTATAACATCCAAGTTGGCTCTGAGGCAGAAGGATATGTCCTAAGAATTTCCTCCTATGAGGGAACTGCTGGGGATGCACTGATTGAAGGTTCTGTGGAGGAAGGGACTGAGTACACATCTCATGCCAACATGCGATTCAGCACCTTTGATCAGGACAATGACCAGTGGGAGGAAAACTGTGCTGAAATGTATGGAGGCGGCTGGTGGTACAACAATTGTCAGGGGGCCAATCTAAATGGTATCTACTACCCTGGAGGGCCTTATGATCCAAGAGACAATAGTCCTTATGAGATTGAAAATGGAGTGGTTTGGATCCCCTTCCGAGGGTCTGACTATTCACTCAGGACTGTACGCATGAAAATCCGACCTCTAGAGACCCAGGAGCCAGAatag
- the FGB gene encoding fibrinogen beta chain: MVTWAFSKSSAMKHFLLLLLCISTVKSLSDYDEEEESAHKSQVDARSHRPVDRRREPIPTLRPAPPPITGGGYRARPSQPLSVQQKKLERKAPDAGGCLHADPDMGALCPTGCVLQDTLVKQERTVKANVKDLGTEVDSFSQRTSSNFQYMRILKDMWTKRQKQILDNENAVNGFSSELEKHELYIQETVNTHIPNNLQVLRSILENLRSKIQKLESDVSAQMDYCRNPCTVSCSIPVVSGKECEEIIRKGGDTSEMYLIHPDGFVKPYKVYCDMKTENGGWTVIQNRQDGSVDFGRKWDAYKNGFGNIASNEDIKKYCGLPGEYWLGNDKISQLTKMGPTELLIEMEDWKGDKVKAHYGGFTVQNEGNKYQISVSKYRGTAGNALMDGASQLVGENRTMTIHNGMYFSTYDRDNDGWITSDSSKQCSKEDGGGWWYNRCHSANPNGRYYWGGHYTWDMAKHGTDDGVVWMNWKGSWYSLKKMSMKIRPFFPQQ; encoded by the exons ATGGTTACTTGGGCATTCTCAAAATCTTCTGCCATGAAGCATTTTTTGCTCCTCCTGCTCTGCATTTCCACAGTTAAATCCCTGTCTGACTACGATGAGGAG GAGGAAAGTGCACATAAG TCTCAGGTAGATGCTCGAAGTCATCGACCAGTAGATAGGAGAAGGGAACCCATTCCAACTCTGCGACCTGCTCCACCACCCATCACTGGGGGAGGGTACCGAGCTCGTCCCTCCCAACCGCTGTCTGTGCAACAGAAGAAATTGGAGAGAAAAGCCCCTGATGCTGGTGGCTGCCTTCATGCTGATCCTGACATG gGAGCATTGTGTCCAACAGGATGTGTGCTGCAAGACACATTAGTGAAACAGGAAAGAACTGTGAAAGCCAATGTTAAAGACCTAGGGACTGAAGTGGACTCATTTTCTCAGAGGACTTCTAGCAACTTCCAGTACATGAGGATCCTAAAGGACATGTGGACCAAAAGACAGAAGCAAATATTAG acaATGAAAATGCAGTAAATGGGTTTTCTTCTGAACTGGAAAAGCATGAACTTTATATCCAGGAGACTGTGAACACTCATATTCCAAATAACCTCCAAGTGCTTCGCTCAATTCTAGAAAATCTAAGAAGCAAAATACAGAAATTAGAAAGTGATGTTTCAGCCCAAATGGACTACTGCCGCAACCCATGCACTGTCAGTTGTAGCATCCCAGTGGTTTCAGGCAAAG AGTGTGAAGAAATTATTAGGAAAGGAGGTGATACATCTGAAATGTATCTCATTCATCCCGATGGTTTTGTCAAACCGTATAAAGTTTATTGTGATATGAAGACAGAAAATGGAG GATGGACAGTAATCCAGAACCGTCAAGATGGTAGTGTCGACTTTGGAAGAAAATGGGATGCATATAAAAATGGATTTGGAAATATTGCAAGcaatgaagatataaagaaatactgTGGTTTACCAG GTGAATATTGGCTTGGAAATGATAAAATTAGCCAACTTACCAAAATGGGACCCACTGAACTTTTGATTGAAatggaagactggaaaggtgatAAGGTGAAGGCTCATTATGGAGGATTCACAGTACAGAATGAAGGCAATAAGTACCAGATCTCTGTTAGTAAATACCGAGGCACTGCTGGCAATGCCCTTATGGATGGCGCATCCCAATTGGTAGGAGAGAACAGGACCATGACCATTCACAACGGCATGTACTTCAGCACCTATGACAGAGATAACGATGGGTG gATAACTTCAGATTCAAGTAAACAGTGTTCTAAGGAAGATGGTGGCGGATGGTGGTACAACAGATGTCACTCAGCTAATCCAAATGGCAGATACTATTGGGGTGGCCATTACACCTGGGATATGGCAAAACATGGCACAGACGATGGAGTCGTTTGGATGAATTGGAAGGGGTCATGGTATTCATTGAAAAAGATGTCCATGAAGATCAGACCATTCTTTCCACAACAATAG